Proteins encoded within one genomic window of Candidatus Binatia bacterium:
- a CDS encoding methylmalonyl-CoA epimerase: MKILGVDHIGIAVEDIEKARRFYVERLGLPAGPIEDRPEYGLRLCRVSVGEIELELLEARDWEETTQKYLPYRGPGVYHFGLRVEDVDACVEELDEAGVPLIDRVPREGDEMRVSFLAPEASSGALIELVTRLGGKGRAGSR, from the coding sequence ATGAAGATCCTGGGCGTGGACCACATCGGGATTGCCGTCGAGGACATCGAGAAGGCGAGACGGTTCTACGTCGAGCGGCTCGGGCTTCCGGCCGGACCGATCGAAGACCGCCCGGAGTACGGTCTCAGGCTCTGCCGCGTGAGCGTGGGCGAGATCGAGCTCGAACTCCTCGAAGCCCGGGACTGGGAAGAGACGACGCAGAAGTACCTGCCCTACCGAGGTCCCGGCGTCTACCACTTCGGGCTTCGCGTCGAGGACGTCGATGCCTGCGTGGAGGAGCTCGATGAGGCCGGTGTTCCCCTCATCGACCGCGTACCGCGCGAGGGCGACGAGATGCGCGTTTCTTTTCTCGCACCCGAAGCCTCCTCCGGGGCGCTGATCGAGCTCGTCACGCGTCTCGGAGGGAAGGGTCGGGCAGGATCTCGATGA